Genomic segment of Syngnathus acus chromosome 10, fSynAcu1.2, whole genome shotgun sequence:
ATGGAAGGTAGTGAAGCAGTTCCATTGTAGAAATAATGAATTTAAACATAATTTGGGACTTGAGTGCTCAGTGTTTGCGTTCCATGTGACACCTAAGGTACAAGACATTCAACAACCCCTTGCGAATAAAGAGATGAGTGAGctatctttatttattcatatcagACTGCGGGAGGGTTAATTCAAAGCATATATTATTTTGacctgtttatttttcaactcTCATGCCACACCTCTAGACCATACTTCCAGAGAATCACCCATGTATAAGCCCTCAAAGTTTCATCGGAATCAAAGGTCAGAGAGACCAGACTTTGCTGGTTTGGCCACGTCGGAGGAGAAATAGTTGAGTATATACGTAGGTAAAAGGAAGCTAAAGGAAAACCAAAGAGAAGTTTGATCAATGTAGTGCGAAGGCAATTGGTTTTAGAAAGGGAAAACTAGATGGAACACTATGACGCCCTGTGGCAACTGCTAATGAGACAACTGGCTGCAACAAATAGATGAAAGCTCGTCTAATAAAAGTCTTgagttttaaatatattttcttagGATCCTTTATTACAATATTTATTCCTTATCGAGGGAGAGTTTGTCTAAAATCATCGTTTACAACTACGGTAGTAAGTCCAAATTGGACAAATCACAGGTTTATTTATACAGTCGTATCAGTTGTATCGATTGTGATGTCGTACAAAAATCTACCAGCAGGTGTCCTATGCAAGCTGTTAAAATTGAGTCAGGTCACCACCACCAGTGAGTGAAATCTCACATTGTCCATTTCAGATAAGCGAAACACTCACTGTAGCATTGAATTTttgaataatgaaaaaaaaaaaaaacatccactaTGTTAATAATACATGAAACTAACAtgttaaatgttttcattgtgGATGCACATCTTCGGAAATACGAAGGATGGGAGTGCTAAAGTTAGAGGAACATGGAGGTAAATTTACGGTGGTCAGGTGACTTATCTTCTTGCCATTCTCTCCATCTGGTCCCTTTTCCAGAATGGACTCCAGTGAATCTGAGCCATCCTGTTGGTTGTTAGGTTGCAGAGGAGGTACCAGGCCATGCAGGAGGCTGTTACCCAGGATGGAGTTGCATCGAGCCAGGTTATCAGTCAGGTGCTGCAGATATACCTCATCTAACTTTTTCTCCAGAAGTCCATTCAGCAATGAGTCAGACATGGGCTCTGACTGTAAGGCGGGCAGATCCAAGCCACCCATAACCAGATAGCCCTGGTCTGGAAGTGACAAGAGAGGCTGTTGTTCTACACACTCAGGCCGGGTCAAATTATAAGACTCAGTGTAACAATTTTGGTGAGTGCCGCTGTTTCCGAGAGCGTTGTAGGAGATGAGGCCAGCATCGGCCACCTGGAGATCAGGATAATGTTCCAGGAGGCTACAAGCGCCTGCGCAGAGTGTCAGGTCTGTTTCAAGGTTTTCAACAGGTGAACATCTAGGGATAGAAAGACCTGTGGCTCGCACTTCATGAGAAAGTCTGAAGCCAGAATCCTCGTGTTCTAGACCTGAGCAATACAACACACAATaaacatacaataaaatattttcagtttgTATAGTGCCGTGGGATGATCATTCCCTAACAAGTCCTCTTTCTCAGTAGTCACGAGCTGAGTGATTAAAACTGCTGCTCACCCACCTTGTTGAAGATCTGTCTGAAGAGTCATCGAGCTTTTCTGAAACTTGTGTCCCAtggaaacaaaagcaacattaTCATTGTCCTCCTTGAAATGCAACACACTCAAAAAACCTTCTGCCAGCATGATTCACAATTAATCTTgctttatctttttttgttgtcagtcTAAACGCAAGAAGTAAAATGTGACTGCGGATGTAAAGATAGAAATCTACTGGTCTGTCACTTCTCCAACAGAGAAGTGACCCCTCCACCAATTCAACTTACTTCCTTTATTAAGAATGTGACTGGTATTTCGTAATGATAAACATTGTATTTGAGGGGAAATGAGATACAGGCACTTATTATTTTACTGATATAGTATTTTCAAAAATTCTATGCTTCCAATTTTGTGGAAAAAGGCCGTGAAAGGCCCTTTTCTGTTCCAGCATGACTCAAGCACAGATCATAAAGCAAGATCCACAAGGATGTGGTGTGGCTGACTACTCCAGTTGTAAACATCTACATTAGGTAGGTACCTATTTTTGCGAAACAATGGAGAATaactgacctgaaccccataaaacacatttgaaataaactACAACTGAGTGACAGATTGTCCAGAAATGTTTGACCTTAACAAGTGCATACTCACATTCTAATGTGCCTCATTGATTATCAAAGCAATTAGGAAGATACAGACATGTGGTTGTAGTTAAGCATTTTATTTAAGGTTGGGAAAGATAACTAACATTCTCCAACACAATAGAAAACAGGAAGCTTACATAAAAACAGTTCCactcatctaaaaaaaacaatcaaacagCAAATAAAATCGTCACATCACTGCCTTAAGTCCAATTGCTAAACATATAGTATTTTCTTATAGAAAAAGTTTGCTGTTAAAAGAGCTCTAAGACAGTTTGAAGGAAATATACATAAACATGAAAACATGGGAAGTTGCTGAAGTTGCTTTTGTCAACTTTCAGCAATTACAGAACagtacaaatgaaaatgtttcactAATTCAAGATTTAAGACCTTTTAATAATCACTCCTATTATGATGAGTCTGACATGCACATGACATTGTACACAAGGATGTCTACATGGGAACGCTACATTGCACATCTTTTAATCATGCCAAACGGACAGACCAATACGCTAACAGACTAGAGGTTGaggaagcactggacagtctTGATAAGCAgaacattgttttcttttgttgtaccTCATTTCACGATGACAAGGCACAATTAATGAaagaattgtaaaaaaatgaaacatgaaGAGCAACATTTTTCATGTAGGTACTAGGCCCAAGTATATCTTTAAATGTGAATACTATTGTTGTGCTTTCTTCAAAAGAGCCTCAGCCTCCTGCAAAGAAACACACATGGAAAGAGAGGACAGTGTGAGAGTGATGTTCATACTGATAAGTATATCCCTTCTACATGAAAGGTGAAACTCCTTCTATAACAAGCACACTTTCCTGCATTTGCTATCAAGATAGATGCAGGGAGACGCCATTGTGCAGAAGCAAATGAGCCATGCTTGGATGACATGTCAGAAAAATGTGGGATGAAATTGTTTTCTTAATAGTAAGGATCACAGCCTTGTCTGAAAATGAAAGAGAAGAGCGACGAAAGCAAGGCATTCATGAGGGCTTACTAAAATTTTACCTTTGATCCTGGGGGAGCAGTCAGACCGAGAAATGCATACACTGCATTGTCCTCTCTGGCATCGAAGAAGGCCTCATAGTTCTGAAAAGCAAGGAAAGAGAAAGAATGGCCACTTAAAAGACATCTTCTCCCCTCCTAGGAATGAAAacttaaagtaaaaaaataaaaaatataaaacagagACATATAAAAGATAATACTGTTAACTAGagaatgcaatttctggaaaAGTCTGGAAGAGACTGAATGAAAAACCGAGGAATGATTTGGAATGATATAGACATGAATTTATATACATACTACTATAATGACCTGGAATGAGCGTAAGAGGTCAAAggtggaatgggttgaatctgtcaaaaaatgtagaaaGTAGTAAAATATATCTAGACATTTCTGGCTTTTATTTGGAATTTTCACAAAAGTGTAAATCGTAGAATGAGGATGGACAGttttaaattggatttttttccatgttccAAGTTCAATCCGTCAAATAATGAGGAaataagaggaaaacaaaaattaatatGTAATTTTtggcttttcttttaaaatatagGTGGCAcggtgacgcactggttagcacgtccgcctcacactTCAGAGGTtacgggtttgattccacctccggccctccctgtgaggagtttgcatgttctccccgtgcctgcgtggattTTCCCCGGGAACTACGGtgtcctcccacatcccaaaagcaTGCTTGGTAGACTGATTGAGCActcaaattgcccataggtgtgagcgtgagtgcggatggttgtttgtctctgtgtgccctgcgattggctggcaaccggttcagggtgtcccctgacTGCTTGGATAAGATTCAGCACGCTCGctacccccgtggggacaggCGCTacggataatggatggatggattttaaaatataaaaaatgcatAAGGGAACATTCACAACCTTTGAAAACACCTGCAAATCTTCACAGTTCAGTAGGATAAGGGCTTAAGGaaacaaggaaacaaaaaagaaagcaaggaAACTAGAAGTTAAGGATTCAAAGAAGTGCGTATGCAAGGAAACTAGGATGGAATAAAGTAAGGAAACAAGGAAGCAAAGACAAGATGAAACAAGGAAGGGAAATAAGGAAGCATAaaaggaggaaggaaggaaggaaggaaggaaggaaggaaggaaggaaggaaggaaggaaggaaggaaggaaggaaggaaggaaggaaggaaggaaggaaggaaggaaggaaggaaggaaggaaggaagaatcTGTGTGTAACCATTGTAATCATTAAGGTAACTTTCATAGGTAACTTTTGCCCCTCTACGTGGCTATTAGTAATGTAAACAGTGTACATCTCCAATGATGACAATTCAAAGCATTTTGTTTCTATCTCACCCCAcaatatttgctttcattaaatatttgtGGCGGAAGAGGGTTCCCCGTGGCCGGCCGTGACTCCTCCGGAACGTTCTCTCGCATCCACTTCCTGTTGTCCTCGTTAGCTGCGATGTCACACTCCTCAAATCCGATTTTATTGGCTGCCAGGAAGCCCATCAcatcctgctgctgctttttaaTCTGTTGGAGGGAAGTGGTAGAGGTATAAAGGGGGTCAGTTAGTCATGTGTCAACTGAGAGGAGACATTTGAGGAAATGGAACAGTTTGGTTTGACTAAACGGTCATgggtctgcaaaaaaaaataaaaaatacacacttCCTCTTTACtgtgaaacaaaacacacaacctGTTCACTGTGTGATAAATAAttctaaaatattaaaactctttgtgttcaaaatatttgagatatcaatattttatttcattttcttattttttaacCTTAGTTAACCATGTTTTCCCCATTAAGACGACCTGAAAGCTCTATAGGAAAAAGAAGCATTCTTTTGTTGTGTAAAAGGGTTGACCAAACTGGAATTTGCTTAAGTGAGGGCCACTGGGGAAAGTACACGAATTATGAAAGCACAATGCTGAttgcatcatgcaaaaaaacaaaactttttagAAGGGTTGTGAGGATCCTGATATTCGTGCAGATGcaatatacacatatattcTCTCAATTTGAGTCACATCGATGGAAATGTCAACAGCCTTCAGACTCACATCAGGAAGTAGCTTGCAAGTCAACAGACCTCCCACTACTGactaacattttgtttttattttttccacttgCGTATTGAAATGTATGAGAAAATCAAGGTTTCAGTCAGGACACATTGTGGTTGTCTATAAGCATGTATTTAGaaggaaaggaaaataaacacttaaacCACTGATAATGTATATTTCATTTGACTGGAGGCAAAGCGATCATTTTACAAGAAAAAGCAGGTCCTTTTGTCATTCTGTGTTTTAGCCCTGCCTCCGACACGgatgtgtgtttgagtgtcTTGTCCAATAGGGCCTTGATAGGTGCATGTAAGAGGGAGGATGGCCCTACAAGGCCAGACGGAAACAAAAGCTTCTCTGGATCTTGAGAGGAGGTAACCAGTCAAACAGGAGCCAAATAAGGTCTGCTGCAAgttgacaacacacacacacgcacgcacgcgcacacacactcacgtacGTTATGCATAGTTTGATTAAAAGGAAAGATGTCCCCAATGATTCAAAATGCAAGAAAACTGACTGGCAAGATTTTGGTGTGGTGATGAACAACTTAATTCTTTTTCTGTTGTCATGATTGTGATTTACCTTTCACGTAAGTTCCATACTTACACTCACCTATAAAATTACTGCAATGAGTGAGgcatttgtcttttattttagtGTTTAACATCAGTTTTAATGTGTGATGAGATCaacatttcaacttttatttcaaagtaccgtattttccgccctaaaaggcgcaccgggttataaggcgcaccttcaatgaacggcccattttaaaactttgtccatatataaggcgcaccggattataaggcgcataaaatagaagctatactgcatcaaactgaggttgactagggttgcggtatgcatccactagccaataaccaacgagccctctgtaaacaatcgcgtttctcaaacgatctcctataaaatgatcagaactgactaaagttcgatctaacgcattggtactacttacctatgtttcccttccatatcgatccgtagatttactcgaaacattaacagagcagcctattttgacatgaaatagcctggtacgtatagcagctatcgcaatagcattagccatccgcaaagtctcacgagcctcagctcgcaatctcccatgagcctcagcaaagtgtaaacaatcgcgtttctcaaacgatctcctataaaatgatcggaactgactaaagttcgatctaacgcattggtactacttacctatgtttcccttccatatcgatccgtagatttactcgaaacattaacagagcagcctattttgacatgaaatagcctggtacgtatagcagctatcgcaatagcattagccatccgcaaagtctcacgagcctcagctcgcaatctcccatgagcctcagcaaagtgtaaacaatcgcgtttctcaaacgat
This window contains:
- the si:dkey-237j10.2 gene encoding uncharacterized protein si:dkey-237j10.2, giving the protein MLAEGFLSVLHFKEDNDNVAFVSMGHKFQKSSMTLQTDLQQGLEHEDSGFRLSHEVRATGLSIPRCSPVENLETDLTLCAGACSLLEHYPDLQVADAGLISYNALGNSGTHQNCYTESYNLTRPECVEQQPLLSLPDQGYLVMGGLDLPALQSEPMSDSLLNGLLEKKLDEVYLQHLTDNLARCNSILGNSLLHGLVPPLQPNNQQDGSDSLESILEKGPDGENGKKISHLTTVNLPPCSSNFSTPILRISEDVHPQ
- the sh3bgrl gene encoding SH3 domain-binding glutamic acid-rich-like protein encodes the protein MVIKVYIASSSGSTSIKKQQQDVMGFLAANKIGFEECDIAANEDNRKWMRENVPEESRPATGNPLPPQIFNESKYCGNYEAFFDAREDNAVYAFLGLTAPPGSKEAEALLKKAQQ